A genomic stretch from Canis lupus baileyi chromosome 3, mCanLup2.hap1, whole genome shotgun sequence includes:
- the OR10D3 gene encoding olfactory receptor 10D3, producing the protein MEKNCSVVTEFILLGIPHTKGLETMLFVLFLPFYACTLLGNVSILMAILSSTRLHTPMYFFLGNLSVFDMSFSSVTCPKMLLYLMGLSPLISYKSCVSQLFFFHFLGSIECFLYTVMAYDRFTAICYPLRYTVIMSPRICGALAAGTWLLGCIHSSILTFLTFTLPYCGPNEVDHFFCDIPALLPLACADTSLAQRVSFTNVGLVSLLCFLLIILSYTRITISILHIHSTEGRRRAFSTCSAHLIAILCAYGPIITVYLQPTPNPMLGTVVQILMNLVGPMLNPLIYTLRNKEVKTALKIILHRTSHIPESQ; encoded by the coding sequence ATGGAGAAGAACTGCTCGGTGGTGACTGAATTCATCCTGCTGGGGATTCCACACACAAAGGGGCTGGAGACTATGCTTTTTGTCTTGTTCTTACCCTTCTATGCCTGCACCCTGCTAGGAAATGTGTCCATCCTCATGGCTATTCTTTCTTCCACTCGCCTTCACAcacccatgtatttttttctggggAACTTGTCTGTGTTTGACATGAGTTTCTCTTCTGTGACCTGTCCTAAAATGCTGTTGTACCTCATGGGACTGAGCCCACTCATTTCCTATAAGAGTTGTGTCTCCCAGCTcttcttcttccatttccttgGCAGCATTGAATGCTTCTTGTATACcgtgatggcctatgaccgcttcACTGCTATCTGTTACCCTCTGCGGTACACAGTCATCATGAGTCCTAGAATCTgtggggccctggctgcaggcACATGGCTGTTAGGGTGTATCCATTCCAGTATCTTGACTTTCCTCACCTTCACTTTGCCATACTGTGGTCCCAATGAAGTGGATCACTTCTTTTGTGACATTCCGGCACTTTTGCCACTGGCCTGTGCTGATACATCCTTAGCCCAGAGGGTGAGTTTCACCAACGTTGGCCTGGTGtctctcctctgctttctcctaATCATTTTATCCTACACTCGAATCACCATCTCTATCTTGCATATTCATTCAACCGAAGGCCGCCGCCGGGCCTTCTCCACTTGTAGTGCCCACCTCATTGCCATCCTTTGTGCCTATGGACCCATCATCACCGTCTACTTGCAGCCCACGCCTAACCCCATGCTGGGAACTGTGGTGCAAATTCTGATGAACCTCGTAGGACCAATGCTGAATCCTTTGATCTATACCTTGAGGAATAAGGAAGTGAAAACagccctaaaaataattttgcacaGGACAAGCCACATTCCTGAGAGCCAGTAA